One genomic region from Methanonatronarchaeum thermophilum encodes:
- a CDS encoding winged helix-turn-helix domain-containing protein translates to MKTSDIEMEHKRQLENIEKEITEIKKEIQAYRKRTRNDIRQIFHEILSEKCIAPIANKRNHEINQILELKLPKECDLNEMCIKEFSNAFEELYNEFKEQKIQKIKKISNKKKKELKTLEKEMPYQKCEKCFKMVLNTVEEEVQFIEQLCIDEIQTNITPKEEDIDKEIVEEIISPLSNKARLKILSTLADDSKSFSQLSEIVKLEGGNLMFHLNQLREKEFIVQKHKGGEYWITTKGKRVISGLRLISKTCKN, encoded by the coding sequence ATGAAAACTTCAGATATAGAAATGGAACATAAAAGGCAATTAGAAAATATAGAAAAAGAAATCACCGAAATCAAAAAAGAGATACAAGCATATAGAAAAAGAACAAGAAACGACATAAGACAGATCTTCCATGAAATACTCTCCGAAAAATGCATCGCACCAATAGCAAACAAAAGAAACCACGAAATAAACCAAATACTAGAGCTAAAACTCCCAAAAGAATGCGACCTAAACGAAATGTGCATAAAAGAATTTTCAAACGCATTCGAAGAACTATACAACGAATTTAAAGAACAAAAAATACAGAAAATAAAAAAAATATCTAACAAAAAGAAAAAAGAACTAAAAACACTCGAAAAAGAAATGCCCTACCAAAAATGTGAAAAATGCTTCAAAATGGTCCTAAACACAGTTGAAGAAGAAGTACAATTCATCGAACAACTATGCATAGACGAAATACAAACAAACATAACCCCAAAAGAGGAAGACATCGACAAAGAAATAGTTGAAGAAATAATATCACCACTATCCAACAAAGCAAGACTAAAAATACTAAGCACACTAGCAGATGACAGCAAATCATTCAGCCAACTCTCAGAAATAGTAAAACTAGAAGGAGGAAACCTAATGTTCCACCTAAACCAACTACGAGAAAAAGAATTCATCGTCCAAAAACACAAAGGCGGAGAATACTGGATAACAACAAAAGGCAAAAGAGTAATATCAGGACTTAGGTTAATATCAAAAACCTGCAAAAACTAA
- a CDS encoding CBS domain-containing protein: MYTGGKMFEGEVKASDMMVEKEKLITAGPEDRVAAVILRMIRDGVGGVPITDEGQCVGIVTMRDIMFANFYGAGELPISEIMTKDLLTVSPNATMIEVIRLMLKYKIERIPVVEDGELKGLIVRNSILRSISDLTE, from the coding sequence GTGTATACAGGTGGTAAAATGTTTGAAGGTGAAGTTAAAGCTAGCGATATGATGGTGGAGAAAGAAAAACTAATTACGGCTGGCCCTGAAGATAGGGTCGCTGCTGTAATTCTTCGAATGATTAGAGATGGTGTTGGTGGGGTACCGATAACAGATGAAGGCCAGTGTGTTGGAATAGTTACTATGCGTGACATCATGTTCGCTAATTTCTATGGAGCGGGAGAACTACCGATATCTGAAATAATGACCAAGGACTTGTTAACTGTCTCTCCAAATGCAACAATGATCGAGGTAATTCGTTTAATGTTGAAATACAAGATAGAGCGTATACCTGTTGTTGAAGATGGAGAACTAAAGGGATTGATAGTTAGAAACAGTATTTTAAGGTCTATAAGCGACCTAACAGAGTAA
- a CDS encoding zinc ribbon domain-containing protein, with product MKKLDPKDTSKECSQCGVKTDKNLWQREHSCPSCGCTTDRDYNAAQNILGKGLAEVTSAETANSTDNKHQIQFCNVPASYVIKTGNPLHTKAYPRYGSG from the coding sequence TTGAAGAAGTTAGACCCGAAAGATACCAGTAAAGAATGTTCCCAGTGCGGAGTCAAAACCGACAAAAATCTGTGGCAGAGAGAACATAGTTGTCCAAGCTGCGGGTGCACAACCGATAGAGACTACAACGCAGCACAGAATATTTTAGGCAAGGGACTTGCCGAAGTTACGTCTGCAGAGACTGCAAACTCTACAGACAACAAACACCAGATTCAGTTCTGTAATGTACCTGCAAGTTACGTCATCAAAACAGGAAACCCCCTCCACACCAAGGCATACCCAAGGTATGGTAGTGGGTAG
- a CDS encoding damage-control phosphatase ARMT1 family protein, whose protein sequence is MKFELDCVPCLLNRVRYEIELSDVDDKAGFRAMSNAIDILEDEFGIEKPGHLISSEVHRTVYDSLGGGDIYRDKKDLSNDIAEKVICGLDGVLEGDLDKLVLASIVANSFDFGVMGHEAEFGVEERFKKEINEGELAVDDIDEIMEMVDSSDKIAYLLDNCGEALFDSLLIDELNDRSNCDIVLVVRGAPIFNDMTLDDVKEIGLDKKVSEVVELGERAVGINFRYLSEEAIDTLRDVDLIISKGMANYESLTEVEDNYDIAYLFKVKCEPVSRSIGYPVGSNIAKLSHKKQEK, encoded by the coding sequence ATGAAGTTTGAATTGGATTGTGTTCCTTGTTTGTTAAATCGAGTGAGATATGAAATAGAGTTGTCAGATGTTGATGATAAAGCTGGATTCAGGGCTATGTCTAATGCTATTGATATTTTGGAGGATGAGTTTGGTATTGAAAAACCTGGTCATTTAATTTCTTCCGAGGTTCATCGAACGGTGTATGACTCATTAGGTGGTGGAGATATATACCGTGATAAAAAGGATTTAAGTAATGATATTGCTGAGAAGGTTATATGTGGGTTGGATGGTGTTTTAGAAGGTGATTTAGATAAACTTGTTCTCGCGAGTATTGTTGCTAATTCTTTTGATTTTGGTGTTATGGGTCATGAGGCTGAGTTTGGGGTTGAAGAGAGATTTAAAAAGGAAATTAATGAAGGTGAGTTAGCTGTTGATGATATCGATGAGATCATGGAGATGGTTGATAGTTCTGATAAAATAGCTTATCTTCTTGACAACTGTGGTGAAGCTTTGTTTGATTCCCTGTTGATCGATGAGTTGAATGATAGAAGTAATTGTGATATTGTTCTAGTTGTTCGTGGGGCCCCTATCTTTAATGACATGACATTGGATGATGTAAAGGAAATCGGGTTGGATAAGAAGGTTAGTGAGGTTGTTGAACTTGGTGAACGGGCTGTTGGAATAAACTTTAGATACCTGTCAGAGGAGGCAATTGATACACTTAGAGATGTGGATTTGATTATAAGTAAAGGTATGGCTAACTATGAATCCTTAACAGAAGTTGAAGACAACTATGATATTGCTTATCTCTTTAAGGTTAAGTGTGAGCCGGTTTCACGATCAATTGGATATCCAGTTGGCTCTAACATCGCTAAATTAAGCCATAAAAAGCAAGAAAAATAA
- a CDS encoding HD domain-containing protein, producing the protein MCKEIDVESLKTLFQLKEEKRSGWVLKGIGDPESVADHSWGTAILALLFHGNLELDKCLKMALIHDILEVETGDIPKSKLESKQDVEAKKKKEAKALKKLQKELDSELLDSYIEYKKQSSREALFVKDMDLIDMCLQACIYQENKKDVFADKENDFDSLDGFFETTEPDLSTDIGVKLFKEIKSNYKSIE; encoded by the coding sequence ATGTGTAAGGAAATCGATGTTGAATCTTTAAAAACTCTATTTCAGCTTAAAGAAGAGAAACGCAGTGGTTGGGTTTTAAAGGGAATAGGAGACCCGGAGTCTGTAGCAGACCATTCATGGGGAACTGCAATACTTGCATTATTATTTCACGGTAATCTTGAACTGGATAAATGCCTTAAAATGGCTTTGATACACGATATACTTGAAGTTGAAACAGGAGATATACCCAAATCTAAATTAGAATCTAAACAAGACGTGGAAGCTAAAAAGAAAAAAGAAGCTAAAGCTCTCAAGAAACTTCAAAAAGAATTAGACAGTGAATTACTGGATAGCTATATAGAATATAAAAAACAGAGTAGTAGGGAAGCTTTGTTTGTTAAAGACATGGATTTAATCGATATGTGTTTACAGGCCTGTATATATCAAGAGAATAAAAAAGATGTCTTTGCTGATAAGGAAAATGATTTCGATAGTTTAGATGGTTTTTTTGAGACTACGGAACCGGATTTGTCAACCGATATAGGTGTAAAACTCTTTAAAGAAATAAAATCCAATTATAAATCGATTGAATAG
- a CDS encoding MTH865 family protein: MDVKKEIKQQIVGALKGADFPIETPEELLNAFPEGADTTCAAGDIEITAGEAGELLTENHFPFKDPEEVAETVLNAVEL, from the coding sequence ATGGATGTAAAAAAAGAGATAAAACAACAGATAGTGGGTGCACTAAAAGGAGCCGATTTCCCAATAGAAACACCGGAAGAACTACTCAACGCATTCCCTGAAGGAGCTGACACAACATGCGCTGCAGGTGACATAGAAATAACAGCTGGAGAAGCAGGAGAACTATTAACAGAAAACCACTTCCCATTCAAAGACCCTGAAGAAGTAGCAGAAACAGTTCTAAACGCAGTCGAACTCTAA